DNA from Desmodus rotundus isolate HL8 chromosome X, HLdesRot8A.1, whole genome shotgun sequence:
CAAAGTTTTACCACCTTATTGTACTGTCTTCTGGCTTTCCTTGGGGCTGTTAGTAAGTCCCTGTGAGTTTAATACTTTTTACCATGCAGGAAATCTTGTGTTTTCTTGTCCTGACTTCGAGATCTTTTCTTAGTCTTCGGAAGTCCTTAGTTTGTCTATGATGCcttcatttatacatttatttttgtttacctCGCTTGCTAAGTGTGCTTTCGGAATGCCTTTCCCCAGCTAAACATTTTCCAGACATTTTTGCAAATTTTACTTGAGCTATTCTCTTCGCCCATCTAATTCTGTACTTCAGGGGGCAGAGTTAATTACCACTGACAACAACTGTAGTGTTCCTCATAAGAATGTTTATTCACTGCGTATTGTACACAAGGCAGATTCACAAGAAGCAATGGATGGGAGGCTCCTGGCTACTCTATGAAATAGATACGGCTTTCCCCATTTCACACACGAAAAAGCAAGAGGCTGCGATTTCCTCCCGGTCCCGTGGTTAGCGGGAAGCTGAACCAAGACCTGTGGCCAGGGTTTTGTCTGTTGCTCAGACAGGaggagaagacaggaagaaaaaacgTGAAGTGAAGGAATGAAATGAAGTATACTTATTGTGATTTTTGATGGGTGACAAAGCCGCACGTCAGGGTTTATAAGTCTCTGACGTAACCGTGTAAAAACAATAACATCAGACCTGCTACTTCTCATCTCCTTCTAGGAACCGTAGAGCCACAAGAATCCAGTTCCCTTGGTCTGTCTTTTCCTCGAACAACGAcacagaattataaaaatatgataaaggaAACACTCTACTTGTGGTCACTGATGTTTGGATCCACTTTGGTGTCACCGAGTCCCAGGCGTGAACTTGAAGGGAAAAGATAAAGTCTGAGGATTACAAAGCTGGGCAGGGGGTATCGTTCTTCATCCCCAATGGACAGAACGCGTCGGCTGGGAATGGGTCCTGATAATGTTTGTAATAGCGTGTCAGTGCTTGGTAACAAGtagcccctttctcctcctcaagCGTTGGGCACAATGTCATCCTCCTTCACACACCCGCAGAAGGGGAAAGTCCCACAGCAAGGCTGAAGCCACGGTTTCCAAATGCTGTTGAAGAGAGAGAGCTGCTGCGGAGCGGGGCTCAGCGTGCCGCGATGCTCTCTGATGGCCACCTCCATCTTCTTCACCACGGAGTCAAATAACGCTTCGTTGTCGGGGTGCAGAGGATGGCTTTCAGATGGGTCTCTTGAGAGGTCAAACAGCAGTGGAGGGTCGTGGTAGGTGACCTCCCCGACACACGAGCACATTCCCCTGGCCTGGCAGGCGCCGGCTCCTTCCGGGGAAAATCGGGGAGTCACGTAATGAGCTTTCCACACCGTTGCACCTGCAAGAAGGAGCCCCATGGGGACGTTAAGTTTGTTATCactttaggattattttttccattaaacacATATGTCTCCAGTGTTCTTCGCTCATAACTGAAAACCTCCTGCAGAAAACCACACGGTGACAAGAGCGTGTCctcaatgataaaaaaaaacaatgcatgaTTTTACTGCCAACTTGAAGATTTTTCTTTCAATCGAACCATGAGAGCGGCAGGAGACAACTAGTCACCACCTGGGTGGCTGTTATAACCCTGGAACTTCTCATTCAGGTCACCACCTTGGTCTGACCTGGCGtgggaaaaatggaaatttttcagAGACTAAATACAAATTTTTCAGATCTGAAGTTAGCAAATGTCATTTGGCAAGATaaatcatttctctctccttccttccttccttcctcccttccttccttttactttttctcctttatgaaccattactaattttatttctagaggtCAATTTTAGACGGAAAACATCCTTTGAATTTTCCAGCATCTGATCAATGGGGTTTATACAGACGTCCACCATTAGGCTTTCGTAGAAAACTATGTTTTCCTAATAAAAATTAGACTAAACGACCTTTTTGGCTCCTTTACCTCCTTTGGTCTACCTTCCCATGAGGAGTACAGATGTGATGGCTGGAAAAACAGCAGCCGTTTTGTGCCCATGAGGTTAGAAGACCACTAATAAAAGCAGGTATGCCAGAGATGCCTGGGTAGGGATAGAAAAGAGCCTGCATCTCTGACAGTGGCATTAAGCACGACACCGGCCCTATGCTTCCAAACTCTGAAATTcttattataaaaagataaatcaaaTTCTATTTGTTTAACTCTGCAGTTAAAtgtggggggggttgtttggCAGGGGGGCTGCTCTCTTATATTCATTGACTGTGTCCCAAACTGAGGCAGAATCTAAAaggaaaaggttttaattttagaTGGAAGACTCATCCACGCTGACGTGGATGCATCCATGTGGATGCTCACGTGGATGTCCACATGGATGCTCACGTGGCTGTGACAAGAATGTATCATGTGACAAGTCACGTGTCCCGTGGGAGAAAACTCGTATCTATAGTACACACTGAGTCAAGCCCAATCCCTTACAAATCGTGGCACTTTACCCAAACATCTCTGAAAGCGTTTTCTTTCACAGATGTAAGGCAGTTGGTATCATTTTTAATTGACACTTATTGACACGAATCCTGTAGAGTGAGGgtgagacagaaggaaggaattgGAAGAGGCATTTAGCGACGGACAGGTGGGTTAGAAGTTCACtctgttgctattttttttttcaatgttcttaGTTGTGGGCACTTGgagtctctctctgtgtctctgcctctctctctgtccctaccACACGCCCCCATGTCTACCCTCTGCGTACTCACAGTCTTTCTGATACCACCTGACGGCGTGCAGGTACACCCCGCAGTAGTGGAAGAGGAACTCGTGGTCCGAGTGGcgggccctgccctccagcagaGGCATCAGATTCCGGCCGTCAATCACTCTTCGGAGagaagggaaaatgcagacagcatTTCCTAGGCACGCGGTAGTCACACGTACCACGAAGAGGGAAAGCAGGAGTAGGAGTAGGAGGAGGAGACAGCCTTCTCAAAACTGATTGCACACATTTCGTTATTTCGcgacatgaaaaagaaatttaagacgGATGGTATGTCCTCGAAGACGATTGCAGAGGACGCCAGTTGGAAGTGTCAGCAGTTGGGACCAGCTGGAAGTGTCTTGCAAGACAGTGTGAATCCGTGTAATGGGTAGAACATTGCACTTTTCACTTTTGTGGGGTCCAAGGGAAACTCCACTGCAAGTGAATTTACAcccccttcccgcccccccccgtgatacacacacacacacacacacacacacacagaatcaaaCCATCACATGAGGAGATTTACTGCCCAAACACAGGCACAAGTATCTACCACACCCACACGCACCTGAGCTCTGTCTGCCCGGATTGGAAGCGAGGAGGGGTTTTGTACCTGTCCAGGGGCAGCACCCCCCCGCCGACATAAGACAGCGTCGGGTAAACATCCATGACACTCGTCGGCTCGTCCACGActtttccagcctccaggacgCTCGGCCAGCGGAATATTCCTGGGACACGGATGCCCCCTTCCCATCCGCCCATCCCTTTTCCACCTAAAAGCAAAGAGGAAAGCCAGAGATGAGTCCGCCTCCACCAAATCCCTCTCCACGCGACTGGAAATTCAGCCTAGACACAACTTTCGGTTCCTGCATTGATCTCACTGTGCTACActcattgagagagagagagagagagacacgagAAACCACTAGATACAATTGCTGCCTTCAGGACATGCAAACGTGGGAGACGGAAGATGATTTGAGTTTGGGTGGTGGGCGACGTACCCAGGGCAAtgcacagatgatgtatcatagaaatgtgctCTCCTTGGGTCCTACGTGGACCTATGAACACACAAGCTCCCGTAAAGCCACCCTGCCGTTTTCCCGATCCTATGAAGTACCAGCGGACTGTGCGAGAGGCACCGCAGAcaccaaatgtatttttaaactgttcTTTTGGCCGGCACTGCCTTGCCAACACCCCAAGAGCACACTCCATGGAGTTAGCTGTTGGATTATCCAACGTGGAAGCCATTTGGACGACTCAGAGGCAGCACCCCCCCCAGCAAGGAGGAGGTGGGCGcgcaccccccctcccactccaaaTGACAACCCCAGGGAGGATTGCACACTACGGTGGTCCTCACCTGGAGGTATGTCCCCCCAGGGGCCACCAGGCGATGTCACAGAGGGTTTTCGTTGTCACGACTTGGGGGAGAGGGGCGTCTGACCTGTGAGGGGCGTGGACACCAGGGaggtgcccagggcccagggcgcCCCACCTCTGAGGGTCGGCAGCCCCAAAGTCGGTGTGCGAGGTGCACGCCTCCCACTATCACTGGGCTTATTTGTTCTCTGGAGCCTCTCATCACTTCCCACATTTTGGTCCTCACCCCGACGTGCCAGCTTTATCAGGGAGGCTACTCATAAACATCTCCTACAGCCTGCGCCAACGCAGCCAAGGGCGAAGCCCAGCGAGGCGCGCCCCTCCGCGGGAGACGCTGCAGGGCGGCCCTCCGGGCGCCTCACCTTTGTGGACCCCGTTCCAGCCGCCCAGGCGGGCGCCACCGGCTCGCGCCTCCAAGGAGCCCCCGTTGTCGGACGTGAAGTGCACCAGCGTGCGGCTGGCCAGGCGCTCGCGGTCCAGCGCGTCCACGATCTTCCCTGCCGGAGGGGGGACAGGGAGCGGTTCGCCTTTCCGCGCGCGCCCTGGCTACGGATTACCGCGCACGTTCATTATTATGCGTCGACCACACCAAGCGGCATAAGGAACTGACACTTCATGATATAGTGGGTGATATTGTGTAAAAAATCGCTACTTAGTATGGAGCCCTCAACTACAAGTATAGAAAAGTAcagtatataatatttatattatagacAAGATAAGATGTATTTACTATAGTGCATgtaatatatagtacatataacTTAATCTTACATATTTATCGTTattcattatatatgtataatgcaTTGTGTTATCTATTTATAGTAACTATATgataagtataatttttattgtttaataagtatacaataaatattacttaTGACAAATTGGGATATATAATACACCCTGTGCTATGTAATAAGTCTATTATTTATATATGCTTATACATACATTGCTTGTTGTAAACTTACATACcttttaaatgaatattatagAGCCTTGcgtgtatataaaatatataattgcaaCATGCAAATGTATACCAACCTATGTAGAACTATACACCTGGACTTTATAAGTGTATAATAAACACTATGCCCTCTATGAAATAATGGTTGGAAAGCGGCTGGTTTTAGAAAGCACGTCGATAATGCACTTGGATGGATGAGCACACTTGGAGTGCATTGAAAGTCCGCTGGCTTTACTGCTTTTAGAGGTGCTCAGTGGACGTGCTCATTTAtacaaaggattaaaaaaataaaaataaaaccctgagGAATCAGTTCAGGCATTTCTGCCTGAGAGGCGGCTTAGAAGTGTTCactcacagaagaagaaaaaaaatatgtggtgTGTTTCCTCGGTGAAATACGCTGTTGACGTGAAGGAGTCCTCTTGTGTgtataaaatgggggaaatgttATTCGGACAGCCCGGTTCAGTGGGTGCGTATGTGTGCCTTCCTtcacctgcttttatttttcaaccagCCCCCCTTCTAATGAATTATCCTCAGTATTGTTTTTCTACTTCGATCATATGACTTCACACAAATGCCTTCAGTTTGGGTGAACTGGGCGCTACATTTGCTTTCAAGCATTTCTTGGAagactaagaaaaataatttgtttccttcCATATCTAGCAAATCGGTGAGGAATGGTGATATTTTCCACAGCCGTATTAATCTTGCCAAtgatttttttccaggaaaagtaGTTACAGGAAAACCTGTATTCACAAGTTGTAACTGTTTATGGCGAATAGTCGCTGAATTGACTTAACCTAGAGCCAGCTTTTCGTTCAGCTCAGGAAAACACGTACTTACTTATACCCCAAATTATGTAAGACGCTGTATGTTATTTGAGGCGATGAATacaaatttgttttctccacccCAAGAGTGAGACCTGACAGTTGCTTTTTCCGAATACCTACCCACCATCCAATCCATTTCTTCCACATTGTCGCCATATCGTCCGTATTTGCTGTGCCCCACGAACTTGTCTTTGGTGATCAGGGGCGTGTGGACATGTAGAAAGGATACAAACAGTAGAAACGGTTCGTGTTTGTACCTAAGGGGCAGAAAGTCGGCTGAGTTATCTCTACACATACAGGTGTTTTTTCCACTCGGCCTTCTGAAAGATCTCCTCAGAGTTCGGGGAGGTTTTCTGTGTACCTAAGTCACCCATGTCCTTCGTGTGAGCGGCAAATTCCACAGCAAGACACGCAGACAAGATTGGAAGATAatgaaaaatcacaaaaaaaatgcGTATTAGCACTAAAATACCTGGTGTTGTacgtcttttcatggcttgcATCCGGTTGAGGATCTGATGTAAAATAGAAGCTTAATTAATCGTTTTAATCTTTGCTGGATGAAAGAATGGATGAGTGAACGAATGAATTGAAAACCCATATCGATTTTCTCCACCTATAGCCAGAGAATTAATATCTCAGACATGAGTTAATATCCACGTGATGAATTACTGATCAACGCAGGCAAGGGATGAGTCAGCAAAAAGACAGCCTGCCATCTACAGAAAGGGTTCTTTCTttagttcttcctcctcctcctttgtgcTGCCTGGGACATACacacaatggctggagttttggCATCCACTTTGGGCTATGAGGCTGCTCATGCAGAATTTCAAAAAATTAGCAAGCTAGAAGGAGCTAGGGTGCTAACAACAATCGACAAATAAGCTTctcttgtattttgtttgttgttttcccAATTTTAATGCCAAATTCAGTCATTCTAAACCTCCTCCTTCACATATTTTTACAACTGGCATTAGAAAGGGTGAGGGGCATATAGACTGGGTGTGTTTTCTCAGCAGTAACCCAAGCAAAGGTAGCTTGGGATGGGAGTGGCAGGTAGGATGAACAGAGCCCGGTAACTGTGTCCCCATTCTGACTGCCGTGTTAGAGCCAAAAACACCTGTGACTGTGACAAAGGCCTTATGAGGGACAGAGGCTGTGTTGTCTACTTTTTAATGCCGTGAAGTTGTCCTTTATTATCCACTCCCTCGAACTGGGAGAGTACAGAAACGAGGGAGTGACGTCCACTCAAACATTGAAATACCCCTAACTGCTCAGGGCGAAGTGAGCTCATGTGGAACCAGGGGACATTCTTCCATCTGTGCCTACACGGCTTTTACGAAACACATAACGTTTAAAATCACGTATCCAGGAAGTCACTTCTCAATTGTTCACAGACCGACAAACACGTCAAGGTGTTTCTGAGGCAAAGCAACTTGGAGACCAATTGCAATGAGCCAATCCGGGTTGACACTAACCCACATCGGAGCAATAGGGGGTAAAATAGAGTAATCCAAGGTATTctttagttttattgatttgagacagggagagagaagtcgatttgttgttccacgtattcatgcattcattggttgattcctgcataTTTGCCgtgaccaggattcaaacctgcaaccttggtatatcaagACAACGCTTTAACCACCTGAGCTTCCCAACCAgggccaagttttttttttttattaaagcattGAGCATATGTCTTTGCCTTTTCTATGCTCCTAATTtgcatagaaaatatttaatttgcatAGAGGATAtttaactctattttttttttcaatgaaaggGGAGATTCCCAAATACCACCCACACAACAAAAGGTCGTATCACCAAGGTGCAGAAATCCCGCTTCTCTGGAATAGAAACTGTCCTACGGGAAGTCAGGCCAGGGTCGACCGCATACCTGTCGATAAACGAGAGGGCTTCCTTCAGCAGGAGCGAGGCCAGCCTGTCCTCCCGCAAGGGCTGCTGGACGATCTCGTGGTTTCTCATGAGGATGCAGTTCCAGCGCCGCACGAACCCGTAACTGGAGtaccaggcagtgaaaaacagcAGCGCCAGGAGCCCAAAGGGTAGGATGACCTTCCAGGGCACCGCGAACGAGCCGGCGAACTTGGGGACAAGGAGCAGCAGCGGGAGCAGGCCGAGCACCACGGTGGCGACCCACAGCTGCGCCCTGAGCCCCCGGTGCAGCTCGGGCGTCTCGGAGTTCCGGCAGTCGCTCAGCAGGCCAAAGGGGAGCCCATAGAAGTAGTCGAACCCGTGGTTCAGGGGGTGATAACAGTGGTCGTTCCGCGAGGCACAGCTGAGACCTTGATTCCACTTCCCTgcagaacaacaaaacaaaggtaACAATGGCGGCTTCAACGTCAGCCTGTGTCTAGAATGTGGACTTCCCTCGGAGGACTTTGACCTCTTGGCATTTCACGGCtcttgcctgtgccctgactggggatcgaacccacaaccttggcaaatTGGGACGACGCTCTAAGCTACTGAGCGGCCCAGCCAGGGCCGAGAACTTCCTTCCCACGCGGCCGACACCCATTTGCCTACAAGCTGCGTGTTTGAGACTGAGACCGAGCAACAGAAAGCTGCTTGCTTTCTAGGAGGACAGGAGTCCGCTGTTCGATTAGCAAGAAAGAGTGGGCTGGGCACGTAACGAAGCCCGAAAGGGTCAGACATTTCCCAGG
Protein-coding regions in this window:
- the LOC112313311 gene encoding arylsulfatase H, translating into MKKPFCDWSCWLMVSLSCVFGALSGTFVTRNSRPNIVLLMADDLGVGDLGSYGNNTVSTPNIDRLAAEGVRLTQHLAAASVGTPSRAAFLTGRYPVRSGMASAFNLNRGLTWLGGSGGLPSNETTFAELLRRQGYRTGLIGKWNQGLSCASRNDHCYHPLNHGFDYFYGLPFGLLSDCRNSETPELHRGLRAQLWVATVVLGLLPLLLLVPKFAGSFAVPWKVILPFGLLALLFFTAWYSSYGFVRRWNCILMRNHEIVQQPLREDRLASLLLKEALSFIDRYKHEPFLLFVSFLHVHTPLITKDKFVGHSKYGRYGDNVEEMDWMVGKIVDALDRERLASRTLVHFTSDNGGSLEARAGGARLGGWNGVHKGGKGMGGWEGGIRVPGIFRWPSVLEAGKVVDEPTSVMDVYPTLSYVGGGVLPLDRVIDGRNLMPLLEGRARHSDHEFLFHYCGVYLHAVRWYQKDCATVWKAHYVTPRFSPEGAGACQARGMCSCVGEVTYHDPPLLFDLSRDPSESHPLHPDNEALFDSVVKKMEVAIREHRGTLSPAPQQLSLFNSIWKPWLQPCCGTFPFCGCVKEDDIVPNA